Proteins encoded together in one Balaenoptera ricei isolate mBalRic1 chromosome 2, mBalRic1.hap2, whole genome shotgun sequence window:
- the FBXO34 gene encoding F-box only protein 34, producing MHLKPYRKLQKKVRPLEISKETLRTPMSHQQAINDEKCKASCMKPSVFPSASLGKASSRKPFGILSPNVLCSMSGKSPEESSLNVKTKKNASSATIHQGEEGEGPLDIWAVVKPGNTKEKIAFFAAHQCSNRIGSMKIKSSWDIDGRATKRRKKSGDLKKAKIQLERMKEVNSRCYQPEPFACGIEHCSVHYVSDNGDGVYAGRPLSVIQMVAFLEQRASALLASCAKNCTNSPAVVRFSGQSRGVPPAPEPLSAPGACEEPMERRNPEVGEPQSEPVRVLDMVARLESECLKRQSQREPGSLSRNNSFRRNVGRVLLVSGTQAEESKTNKGALEVPDTQVKTVGSVSVDCGPLRADHCPPKGDQAWDGAPRGCPSLPAGVSLHTDSAELEPDQQTAMKNSNRHDVEMTEELVGSPFPPRTCPQAIELPPDAIDGMSEELMPLASQNPDQRRKESLCISITVSKVEKDQPSSSKSCEDPLPGMLFFLPSGQHQPGCSQQNESTTEESSEASQLDDAAEGDCASEEKSVSADSFVPLASGESTLPVLEASSWKKQVSHDFLETRFKIQQLLEPQQYMAFLPHHIMVKIFRLLPTKSLVALKCTCCYFKFIIEYYNIRPADSRWVRDPRYREDPCKQCKKKYVKGDVSLCRWHPKPYCQALPYGPGYWMCCHRSQKGFPGCKLGLHDNHWVPACHSFNRAIHKKAKGTETEEEY from the coding sequence ATGCACCTAAAGCCGTACCGGAAACTCCAGAAGAAAGTGCGACCTTTGGAAATCAGCAAGGAAACTCTGAGAACTCCTATGAGCCACCAACAGGCTATAAATGATGAAAAATGCAAAGCTAGCTGTATGAAACCAAGTGTCTTTCCTTCAGCCTCTCTTGGTAAAGCATCATCTCGAAAGCCTTTTGGAATCCTTTCTCCAAATGTTCTGTGCAGTATGAGTGGGAAGAGTCCTGAAGAGAGCAGCTTGAAtgttaaaaccaagaagaatgcATCGTCTGCAACAATCCACCAGGGTGAAGAAGGGGAAGGGCCGCTTGATATCTGGGCTGTTGTGAAACCGGGAAATACCAAGGAAAAGATTGCATTCTTTGCAGCCCACCAGTGTAGTAATAGAATAGgatctatgaaaataaaaagctcCTGGGATATTGATGGGAGAGCtactaaaagaaggaaaaaatcagGGGATCTTAAAAAAGCCAAGATACAGTTGGAAAGGATGAAGGAAGTCAACAGCAGATGCTACCAACCTGAGCCTTTTGCGTGTGGCATCGAGCACTGTTCTGTGCATTACGTGAGTGACAACGGGGACGGAGTCTATGCCGGGAGGCCTTTGTCGGTCATACAAATGGTTGCCTTCCTCGAGCAAAGAGCCAGTGCTCTGCTAGCCAGTTGTGCGAAAAACTGCACTAACTCACCTGCTGTGGTGCGGTTTTCTGGGCAATCCAGAGGTGTGCCCCCAGCCCCCGAGCCCTTGTCTGCCCCAGGAGCATGTGAAGAACCCATGGAAAGGAGAAATCCTGAGGTTGGTGAACCACAGAGTGAGCCAGTCCGTGTCCTTGACATGGTAGCCAGGCTGGAGTCCGAGTGCCTGAAGCGGCAGAGCCAGCGTGAGCCTGGGAGCCTCTCGAGGAATAACAGCTTCCGTCGCAATGTGGGCCGCGTGTTGCTTGTGAGTGGCACCCAGGCTgaggaaagcaaaacaaacaaaggcGCCTTGGAGGTACCTGACACTCAGGTGAAAACTGTGGGGTCTGTATCTGTGGACTGTGGCCCCTTAAGGGCTGACCATTGTCCTCCCAAGGGGGACCAGGCCTGGGACGGCGCTCCTCGGGGCTGTCCCTCATTGCCAGCAGGCGTGAGTTTGCACACGGACAGTGCAGAATTAGAGCCAGACCAGCAGACTGCCATGAAAAACAGCAATAGACATGATGTGGAAATGACAGAGGAACTTGTTGGGTCACCTTTTCCTCCTCGCACCTGTCCCCAAGCCATTGAATTGCCCCCAGATGCTATTGATGGTATGAGTGAAGAGCTTATGCCTCTTGCTAGCCAAAATcctgatcagagaagaaaagaatctttGTGCATTAGTATCACTGTGTCCAAGGTAGAGAAAGACCAGCCTTCCAGTTCAAAGTCCTGCGAAGACCCACTTCCAGGGATGTTGTTTTTTTTGCCATCTGGTCAGCACCAGCCGGGCTGTTCCCAGCAGAATGAAAGCACAACAGAAGAGTCTTCCGAGGCCAGTCAGCTTGACGATGCTGCTGAGGGTGACTGTGCATCTGAGGAGAAAAGTGTCTCGGCTGATTCATTTGTCCCGCTGGCTTCTGGGGAAAGTACATTACCAGTGCTTGAGGCATCCAGTTGGAAGAAGCAGGTGTCACATGACTTTCTGGAGACCAGGTTTAAAATCCAGCAGCTTTTGGAGCCTCAGCAGTACATGGCTTTTCTGCCCCACCACATTATGGTGAAAATCTTCAGGTTACTTCCCACTAAGAGTTTAGTGGCTCTTAAGTGTACCTGCTGCTATTTCAAGTTTATCATTGAATATTACAATATCAGGCCAGCAGATTCTCGCTGGGTTCGGGATCCACGCTATAGAGAGGATCCGTGCAAGCAGTGCAAGAAAAAATACGTGAAAGGGGATGTGTCCCTGTGCCGGTGGCACCCCAAGCCCTATTGCCAGGCATTGCCCTATGGGCCGGGATACTGGATGTGCTGCCACCGGTctcagaagggcttccctggctgTAAGCTGGGGCTTCATGACAATCACTGGGTCCCTGCTTGCCATAGCTTTAATCGGGCAATCCATAAGAAAGCAAAAGGGACTGAAACTGAAGAGGAGTACTAA